A stretch of Plesiomonas shigelloides DNA encodes these proteins:
- a CDS encoding serine/threonine transporter, producing MDHTVAKQATTQGANAATMKWNKSDITWMLGLYGTAVGAGTLFLPIEAGIGGIWPLLVMAILALPMTFFAHRALCRFVLSGSGRQGDDITEVVEEHFGSTAGYLITFLYFFAIYPILLVYSVAITNTVESFMLNQLHMTPPPRAILSLVLIVGLMAIVACGEKLIVKAMSVLVFPFVAVLVLMSLFLIPEWNTAIFHYVPAGGNGIGNVLKTLWLVIPVMVFSFNHSPIISSFAVEQKQQYGDMADAKSSRILMMSHIMMVITVMFFVFSCVLSLSPAELAQAKADNISILSYLANKFQNPLIAYLAPMIAFVAITKSFLGHYLGTREGLNGLILKAARRKGKTVGINTLNRITAVFILLTTWAVATWNPSILHIIEMLGGPVIALLLFIMPMYAVRKVPAMKKYAGAPSNIFVTFIGCVAISAIFYTLFH from the coding sequence ATGGATCACACAGTAGCGAAACAAGCAACGACTCAAGGCGCCAATGCGGCGACCATGAAGTGGAATAAAAGTGACATCACTTGGATGCTGGGCCTGTACGGTACGGCGGTAGGTGCGGGTACGCTGTTCCTGCCTATCGAAGCCGGTATCGGTGGTATCTGGCCTCTGCTGGTGATGGCGATTCTGGCTCTGCCAATGACCTTCTTTGCACACCGTGCACTGTGCCGCTTCGTACTGTCTGGCTCTGGCCGTCAGGGCGACGACATCACTGAAGTGGTAGAAGAGCACTTTGGCTCAACCGCCGGTTATCTGATCACCTTCCTGTATTTCTTCGCGATCTACCCGATCCTGTTGGTATACAGCGTGGCGATCACTAACACCGTTGAAAGCTTCATGCTGAACCAGCTGCACATGACCCCACCTCCGCGTGCGATCCTGTCTCTGGTGCTGATCGTGGGCCTGATGGCGATTGTGGCCTGTGGTGAAAAGCTGATCGTTAAAGCCATGAGCGTACTGGTATTCCCATTTGTGGCCGTACTGGTGCTGATGTCTCTGTTCCTGATCCCTGAGTGGAACACTGCCATTTTCCATTATGTGCCAGCGGGCGGTAACGGTATCGGCAACGTGCTGAAAACTCTGTGGCTGGTGATCCCAGTAATGGTGTTCTCTTTCAACCACTCACCAATCATCTCTTCTTTTGCCGTAGAGCAAAAGCAGCAGTACGGTGACATGGCTGATGCCAAGAGCTCACGCATTCTGATGATGAGCCACATCATGATGGTGATCACTGTTATGTTCTTCGTATTCAGCTGTGTGCTGAGCCTGTCTCCAGCTGAGCTGGCACAAGCGAAGGCGGATAACATCTCAATCCTGTCTTACTTGGCGAACAAGTTCCAGAACCCGCTGATCGCGTATCTGGCACCAATGATTGCCTTTGTTGCTATCACCAAATCTTTCCTGGGTCACTACTTGGGCACCCGTGAAGGTCTGAACGGTCTGATCCTGAAAGCGGCGCGTCGTAAGGGTAAAACCGTAGGTATCAATACCCTGAACCGCATCACCGCAGTGTTCATTCTGCTGACCACTTGGGCTGTTGCAACGTGGAACCCAAGCATCCTGCACATCATTGAAATGCTGGGTGGCCCGGTAATCGCTCTGCTGCTGTTCATCATGCCAATGTATGCAGTACGCAAAGTACCAGCCATGAAGAAATATGCTGGCGCGCCAAGCAACATCTTCGTGACCTTTATCGGTTGTGTGGCTATCTCCGCAATCTTCTACACCCTGTTCCATTAA
- a CDS encoding GNAT family N-acetyltransferase, whose product MQEIHISDQRKDVDDELVYQFLSGQSGWARRIPRETLLRGLDHSLCFTALKGDEQVGFCRVISDYATFAYLCDVFVVESCRGQGIAGSMLEAVMEHPDLQGLRRFVLTTSDAHALYNKYGFEPLARPQSFMEIHDPNIYKRADDE is encoded by the coding sequence ATGCAAGAGATACACATTTCCGATCAGCGTAAAGATGTGGATGATGAGCTGGTCTATCAATTTTTGTCTGGCCAAAGTGGTTGGGCGCGCCGTATTCCACGGGAAACCCTGCTGCGCGGATTGGATCACTCGCTATGTTTTACGGCGCTAAAAGGTGACGAGCAGGTTGGTTTTTGCCGCGTCATCTCTGACTACGCCACCTTTGCATATCTGTGTGATGTGTTTGTGGTAGAGAGTTGCCGCGGACAAGGTATTGCCGGTTCGATGCTAGAGGCGGTGATGGAGCATCCTGATTTGCAAGGATTACGTCGGTTTGTGCTGACCACCAGCGATGCGCACGCGCTGTACAACAAGTACGGCTTTGAGCCACTGGCGCGGCCACAAAGTTTTATGGAAATTCATGACCCGAATATCTATAAACGGGCAGATGACGAATAA
- the menC gene encoding o-succinylbenzoate synthase produces MRTATLYRYSLPMEAGIGLRNRPLKTREGLILHVQQDEREGWGEIAPLPYFSTETLAQAQEETQAWLSAWLAGETPAEPQWPSVAFGTSCALAELDGSLPQAGDYRTVPLCSGDPDDLFAALNAMPGEKIAKVKVGLYESVRDGMIVNMLLEALPDLKLRLDANRAWTRAKAEGFAKYVNPDYRPRIQFLEEPCKTPQESLDYAQYTGINIAWDETVRDEGFEVQAQDGVSAIVIKPTLVGSLQRCQMLVEQAHAAGLIAVISSSIESSLGLTQLARVAAWLTPDTMPGLDTLSMMQAQVLRPWPDSALPLWSVSQLEKVWPC; encoded by the coding sequence ATGAGAACCGCGACTCTGTACCGTTACAGCCTGCCGATGGAGGCAGGCATCGGCCTTCGCAACCGTCCACTTAAGACGCGCGAAGGCTTGATTTTGCATGTGCAGCAGGATGAGCGCGAAGGCTGGGGCGAAATCGCCCCGCTACCGTATTTCAGCACCGAAACGCTGGCACAAGCGCAAGAAGAGACTCAAGCGTGGCTGAGCGCGTGGTTAGCGGGTGAAACACCGGCTGAGCCACAGTGGCCATCGGTCGCCTTTGGTACCAGCTGTGCGCTGGCCGAGCTGGATGGCTCGCTGCCACAGGCCGGTGATTACCGCACCGTGCCATTGTGCTCGGGCGATCCAGACGATCTGTTTGCCGCATTAAACGCGATGCCGGGTGAGAAGATCGCGAAGGTCAAGGTCGGACTGTATGAATCGGTGCGCGACGGCATGATTGTGAATATGCTGCTCGAAGCGCTGCCAGATCTGAAACTGCGCTTAGATGCCAATCGTGCGTGGACTCGTGCTAAAGCCGAAGGCTTTGCTAAGTATGTGAATCCGGATTACCGTCCGCGCATTCAGTTCTTGGAAGAGCCATGCAAAACCCCGCAAGAAAGTCTCGATTATGCGCAGTACACCGGCATCAATATCGCGTGGGATGAAACCGTGCGTGATGAAGGCTTTGAGGTGCAAGCACAAGACGGCGTGTCGGCGATAGTGATCAAGCCTACGCTGGTGGGTAGCCTGCAACGTTGCCAGATGTTGGTTGAACAAGCGCATGCGGCCGGTCTGATTGCTGTCATCAGCTCATCGATTGAGTCGAGCTTAGGCTTAACGCAGTTGGCGCGGGTGGCCGCTTGGCTGACGCCGGACACCATGCCGGGCTTGGATACGCTGTCGATGATGCAAGCACAAGTGCTGCGTCCGTGGCCAGACAGCGCGCTACCGCTGTGGTCAGTGAGTCAGCTGGAAAAAGTCTGGCCGTGTTAA
- the menE gene encoding o-succinylbenzoate--CoA ligase produces the protein MDVCPWRYWATHSPQAVALRTESDTLSWQQLAQRVSQRAAYLAECGVSEGCAVALIGRNSPALLLNYLAVLECGARVVPVNPQLPRERQVALCAALDVRFGIAMPATDGEMNAEPAVVDAFDSAGVEMLTAPLLFSVQLFSVDAAHSASSAANNALEVSPVVAAAPVAWDATRPATVTLTSGSGGLPKGVVHSAECHLASADGLLQMLPFTAHDSWLLSLPLFHVSGQGIVWRWLLRGATLVCRPLRDLAQALQGCSHASLVPTQLYRLLQQPQSLPSLRQVLLGGAVIPVALTQQAQAAGIHCWCGYGMTEMASTVTAKAADSRSGVGLCLPRRELCLRDEEVWVRGAPLALGYWRDGALQPLTNDQGWFATRDRGCMRDGELVILGRLDNLFISGGENIQPEQIERGLALHPQVLQAFVLPVADAEFGQRPVAVLQFNSSADTAFDASAVAEELRSWAKTHLAGFQRPLHYFCLPDGFGGGGIKIARKAVADWLASGPPPL, from the coding sequence ATGGACGTGTGTCCGTGGCGCTACTGGGCAACACATTCGCCACAGGCGGTGGCACTGCGCACAGAGTCTGACACCTTAAGCTGGCAACAGCTGGCGCAGCGTGTGTCGCAGCGTGCGGCCTATTTGGCTGAATGCGGCGTGTCAGAAGGTTGTGCAGTGGCGCTGATTGGGCGTAATAGTCCGGCGCTGCTGCTCAACTATCTGGCCGTGTTGGAATGCGGTGCGCGCGTGGTGCCGGTTAATCCACAGCTGCCGCGTGAGCGACAAGTGGCGCTGTGCGCGGCGTTGGATGTCCGATTTGGCATTGCAATGCCCGCTACTGATGGTGAGATGAACGCTGAGCCGGCGGTCGTCGATGCTTTTGACTCTGCCGGCGTGGAGATGTTGACGGCTCCGCTGCTCTTTAGCGTGCAGCTGTTTAGCGTTGATGCGGCGCACAGCGCTTCGTCAGCGGCTAATAACGCGTTGGAAGTCAGCCCTGTTGTCGCTGCTGCTCCTGTGGCGTGGGACGCGACGCGTCCGGCGACCGTGACCTTGACCTCTGGCTCTGGCGGCCTACCGAAAGGCGTGGTGCATTCGGCGGAGTGCCATTTGGCCAGTGCCGATGGGCTGTTGCAAATGTTGCCGTTCACTGCGCACGACAGCTGGTTGCTCAGTTTGCCGCTGTTCCATGTCTCCGGGCAGGGGATTGTCTGGCGCTGGCTGCTGCGTGGCGCGACCTTAGTGTGTCGTCCACTGCGTGATTTAGCGCAGGCGCTACAAGGTTGTAGTCATGCCTCTTTAGTGCCGACCCAACTGTACCGATTGTTGCAGCAACCGCAGTCGCTGCCATCACTGCGGCAAGTGTTGCTGGGCGGCGCGGTGATCCCCGTGGCGTTGACGCAGCAAGCGCAAGCGGCGGGGATCCACTGCTGGTGCGGCTACGGCATGACCGAAATGGCCTCGACGGTGACGGCGAAAGCGGCAGACAGTCGCTCTGGCGTAGGGTTATGTTTGCCACGCCGTGAACTGTGTTTGCGCGACGAAGAAGTGTGGGTGCGTGGCGCGCCACTGGCGCTGGGGTACTGGCGCGATGGGGCTTTGCAGCCACTGACGAACGACCAAGGTTGGTTTGCCACTCGCGATCGTGGCTGCATGCGCGACGGCGAGTTGGTGATTTTAGGTCGCCTTGATAACTTGTTTATCAGTGGCGGCGAAAATATCCAGCCAGAGCAAATCGAACGTGGGCTGGCGCTGCATCCGCAGGTGTTGCAGGCGTTTGTTCTGCCGGTTGCAGATGCGGAGTTTGGGCAGCGACCGGTGGCGGTGTTGCAATTCAACTCTTCGGCGGATACGGCGTTTGATGCCAGCGCGGTGGCAGAGGAGCTACGGTCGTGGGCGAAAACGCATCTGGCGGGATTTCAGCGTCCGCTGCACTATTTTTGCTTACCCGACGGCTTTGGCGGCGGCGGCATTAAAATTGCGCGTAAAGCGGTTGCCGATTGGCTAGCAAGTGGCCCACCGCCGCTGTAA
- a CDS encoding GNAT family N-acetyltransferase, whose translation MSSCSPSLQWKACTFAELSSTELYQLLQLRAEVFVVEQACAYQDIDGLDLLPQTYHVLGYDGETLAAYLRIMAPGTVGHGELDSSMPVIGRVITRAPYRGQGIGHDLIQQGIMLCEQHWPSASIHLSAQAHLQGYYGQHGFEACGEGYLEDGIPHIGMNRLGH comes from the coding sequence ATGTCGTCGTGTTCACCTTCGCTGCAATGGAAAGCCTGTACCTTTGCCGAGCTCTCCTCCACTGAACTCTACCAGTTGTTACAGTTACGAGCGGAAGTCTTCGTGGTGGAGCAAGCCTGTGCTTATCAAGATATTGATGGGTTGGATTTGCTGCCGCAGACTTACCATGTGCTGGGTTATGACGGTGAAACACTGGCCGCTTACTTGCGCATTATGGCGCCGGGTACGGTAGGCCATGGTGAGTTGGATTCATCTATGCCGGTGATTGGTCGTGTGATTACCCGCGCGCCATACCGTGGTCAAGGCATTGGTCATGATTTGATCCAGCAAGGCATCATGTTGTGTGAACAGCACTGGCCGAGCGCGTCTATCCACCTGAGTGCGCAAGCTCACCTGCAAGGCTATTACGGTCAGCACGGGTTTGAGGCATGCGGGGAAGGGTATCTGGAAGACGGTATTCCACATATCGGCATGAACCGATTAGGGCACTAA